From a single bacterium genomic region:
- a CDS encoding formimidoylglutamase, whose translation MKLWGERLVPPDGAYFVGGHDVQDVKMGQVVRAGTSEGDVQGADAVILGFPTDQGVARNHGRVGAAFGPKAIREAFYRLNAYDAERDLDLSSMKIVDIGDIKINGRLEEEQEHLGAIVARLLKMDIVPVVLGGGHETTYGHFLGYVEDVRRLGIVNVDAHLDVREPKDGQPTSGTSFRMALQHPSGALGGRYTCLGAHPHANSKKYTEWVKAQGGRIHWLDELRRLGLSAPFGSALASYRNHDILVTFDMDAVSSSFAPGTSAAQPIGLTGFDLVMGGLLAGENKSVRSLDIVEVAPPLDRDNQTARLASLILHSFLVGLAFRVR comes from the coding sequence ATGAAACTCTGGGGAGAGAGGCTGGTTCCGCCGGACGGGGCGTACTTCGTCGGCGGGCATGACGTCCAAGATGTGAAGATGGGCCAAGTGGTTCGCGCCGGGACATCGGAGGGCGATGTCCAGGGGGCGGATGCGGTGATCCTGGGGTTCCCCACGGACCAGGGCGTGGCCCGCAACCATGGCCGAGTCGGGGCAGCTTTCGGTCCCAAGGCCATCCGCGAAGCGTTCTACAGACTGAACGCCTACGATGCAGAGCGCGATCTGGATCTGTCGTCGATGAAGATCGTCGATATCGGCGACATCAAGATCAACGGACGGCTGGAGGAAGAGCAGGAGCACCTGGGGGCGATTGTTGCCCGCCTGTTGAAGATGGACATCGTGCCGGTAGTGCTGGGCGGAGGACATGAAACGACCTATGGGCATTTTCTCGGGTACGTGGAAGATGTTCGTCGGCTGGGAATCGTGAATGTGGATGCTCACCTGGATGTTCGAGAGCCCAAAGACGGTCAACCAACCAGTGGCACGTCTTTCCGAATGGCACTGCAACACCCGAGCGGTGCGCTCGGTGGGCGCTACACGTGCCTTGGAGCGCACCCACACGCGAATTCAAAGAAGTACACGGAGTGGGTGAAGGCGCAGGGCGGGCGCATCCACTGGTTGGACGAGTTGCGCCGGCTCGGTTTATCGGCGCCTTTTGGGAGCGCTCTCGCATCCTATCGAAACCACGATATTCTGGTCACTTTCGACATGGATGCGGTTTCCTCGTCGTTCGCTCCCGGGACAAGCGCGGCTCAGCCAATCGGGCTGACGGGCTTCGACCTCGTGATGGGCGGCCTCCTGGCGGGAGAAAACAAGTCCGTGCGAAGCCTTGATATCGTGGAGGTTGCGCCGCCGTTGGATAGAGATAATCAGACGGCTCGCCTGGCGTCCCTGATCCTGCATTCCTTCCTTGTCGGGCTGGCATTCCGCGTCCGGTGA
- the hutI gene encoding imidazolonepropionase has protein sequence MQTLFENTRLFRANPDHPTVEEDMAVLVEDGIIAWVGQQEAIPQDRLNKPERRDLGGHLLTPGLIDCHTHIVWGGTREEEFVRRAAGASYEEILRQGGGILSTVRETRRADAGELFENALPRLEQFRQQGVTTIEAKSGYGLTFEDEMKILEVIRDLDEKSSIELVPTLLGAHAVPPEFKSNRGAYVDLVCEKMIPEAEGRGLAMAVDVFCERGAFTLEETRRIFEAAHHSGFHFKVHAEQLTHTGAAQLAGEMGALSADHLEHLDDAGVEAMRQGRSVAVLLPGAMLTLGTQRPPVEKLRAAGVPIAISTDCNPGSSHTTNLHLMMSLGAIMLGMTAEEIMLSVTHNAAKALGLDERLGRIEEGLEADLCVWNCRSLAAIPYGLGENLVMHSYKKGRMLT, from the coding sequence ATGCAAACCCTTTTTGAAAACACTCGTCTCTTCCGGGCCAATCCGGATCACCCGACCGTCGAGGAGGACATGGCGGTGCTTGTCGAGGATGGCATCATTGCCTGGGTGGGGCAGCAGGAGGCCATTCCGCAGGATCGCCTGAATAAGCCCGAGCGGCGGGATCTTGGCGGCCATTTGCTGACTCCCGGCCTGATCGATTGCCACACGCACATCGTCTGGGGAGGGACGCGCGAGGAGGAGTTCGTTCGCCGCGCGGCCGGGGCGAGCTACGAGGAAATTCTGAGGCAGGGCGGCGGCATACTTTCGACAGTGCGCGAGACGCGTCGAGCCGATGCAGGCGAGCTCTTCGAAAACGCTCTCCCCCGCCTCGAGCAATTCCGCCAGCAGGGCGTCACGACGATCGAAGCCAAGAGCGGGTATGGCCTGACGTTTGAGGACGAAATGAAGATTCTCGAAGTCATCCGCGACCTGGATGAAAAGTCCTCGATCGAACTCGTGCCGACGCTCCTTGGTGCTCATGCAGTGCCACCCGAGTTCAAGTCCAACCGCGGGGCATATGTGGATCTGGTTTGCGAGAAGATGATCCCGGAGGCCGAGGGACGCGGTCTGGCGATGGCTGTGGATGTGTTCTGCGAGCGCGGAGCATTCACATTGGAGGAAACACGCCGGATCTTTGAGGCAGCGCACCATTCCGGGTTCCACTTCAAGGTCCACGCCGAGCAGTTGACGCATACGGGGGCGGCGCAACTGGCCGGCGAAATGGGAGCCCTTTCGGCGGATCACCTGGAACATCTGGATGATGCGGGCGTCGAAGCCATGCGCCAGGGTCGGTCGGTGGCCGTGCTGCTGCCGGGAGCTATGCTGACGCTTGGAACGCAACGGCCTCCTGTCGAGAAGTTGCGTGCGGCCGGCGTTCCTATTGCCATTTCAACGGACTGCAACCCCGGCTCGAGCCACACCACAAATCTGCATCTGATGATGAGCCTGGGGGCGATCATGCTGGGCATGACGGCTGAGGAAATCATGCTCTCCGTCACGCACAATGCAGCCAAGGCGCTCGGACTCGATGAACGGCTCGGGAGAATCGAGGAAGGCCTGGAAGCGGATCTCTGCGTGTGGAATTGCAGGTCATTGGCAGCGATTCCCTACGGGTTAGGTGAGAACCTGGTGATGCACTCCTACAAGAAGGGGAGGATGCTGACATGA
- a CDS encoding prepilin-type N-terminal cleavage/methylation domain-containing protein, whose translation MRTLPKPIDRRGFTLIELLIVVAIIAILAAIAVPNFLCAQTRSKHSRVLSDLRTLRTGIESYAVDWNKPPRMSWGTYIAGLNNTPGDRYNGEPIYQTLGYWLTTPVSYVSRFDYPDPFVKGKDAIRVDYHFYTYQDYHSTAVYAAGASGGVINISSSALGQFDRNLGAYYLMSIGPMATEVKTTELFWTQYDPSNGCVSEGSIFVSQKHTDPVVYDMSGTSILR comes from the coding sequence ATGAGGACACTTCCGAAACCTATCGATCGCAGGGGATTCACCCTGATCGAACTGCTGATCGTGGTGGCGATCATCGCCATCCTAGCCGCCATCGCCGTGCCGAACTTCCTTTGTGCACAGACCCGCTCCAAGCACTCCCGCGTGCTCTCCGATCTCCGCACATTGCGGACGGGCATCGAAAGCTACGCAGTCGACTGGAACAAGCCGCCTCGCATGTCGTGGGGAACTTACATCGCTGGACTCAATAATACCCCGGGCGACAGGTACAATGGTGAGCCGATTTACCAGACGCTGGGGTATTGGTTGACCACCCCCGTATCGTACGTTTCGCGATTCGACTACCCCGATCCATTCGTGAAGGGCAAAGACGCGATTCGCGTCGACTACCACTTCTACACGTACCAGGACTACCATTCGACCGCTGTCTACGCCGCTGGAGCGTCAGGAGGTGTCATTAACATCTCTTCAAGTGCGCTTGGCCAGTTCGACAGAAACCTCGGCGCCTACTACCTGATGTCCATCGGACCGATGGCGACAGAAGTGAAGACGACAGAGCTGTTCTGGACCCAGTATGATCCCAGCAACGGCTGCGTGAGCGAAGGCTCGATCTTCGTCAGCCAGAAGCACACCGATCCTGTTGTGTATGATATGAGCGGAACCAGCATTCTGAGGTAA